Genomic segment of Panicum virgatum strain AP13 chromosome 9N, P.virgatum_v5, whole genome shotgun sequence:
GTCTGAAACCTTACTGATTCTTTTTGAAAATTAAACCTTACTGACTCTATGTATTATTTTCTGCAGAAGCATATGATCCTCTTGATCCAACAGGGAATATCACAATCAAATGGGATATCATGCAGTGGACTCCAGATGGCTATGTTGTAAGTACACTGTTGTAGTATCAATGCTTGATGAAATTGGTTCTTTCTGAATTTCAAGTCAATTTATCACAAAAGCATTATGCATTAGAGTTCTGTCTGGCATTAACTGAGCAGCGAACGATTGACTATTTATGTGTACTGCTTATTTCTACTTTCTACTAAAATTATTACATCATATTAAACTCTAATCTTACCAAATGCCTGAAAGTGCTCTAGTTTCATACTCACAGTAGGCGTGACCAGTATTTTGGACATAATCATGTAAAAATCTTCTCTGCAGGCTGTTGTTTCCATATACAATTACCAAAAATACCGACATATCCAAGCACCTGGGTGGAATCTTGGATGGGTGTGGGCAAAGAAGGAGATCATTTGGGCCATGGTTGGTGGGCAGGCCACAGAGCAAGGGGATTGTTCTCAATTCAAAGTCAATATACCACATTGCTGCAAGAGGGAACCAACAATTGTTGACTTGCTTCCTGGAACACCTTACAACATGCAAATTGCAAATTATTGCAAAGGAGGAGTTCTTAACTCATGGGTGCAAGATCCAGTCAGTGCTGTAGCGTCATTTCAGATCAGTGTTGGCCGATCTGGAACTACCAACTATACGGTGAAAGCGCCATTGAACTTCACTCTGAAGGCCCCAGGACCAGGATACAGTTGTGGAGTTGCTCATGAGGTGAAGCCTCCTACAAAGTTCATTTCTCAGGATGGAAGGAGAACAACTCAAGCTCATGGTAAGTTGTTCCAGCATTGTTCTTTTAGTCAGAGAAAAGTTTATTATGTTGTATGATAAAATATCTCTGGCCAATGGCTTACAGTCAGGTTTGAATAATGAACACCTGGTTTCTTCTTGCAGTGACAGGGAACGTGACATGTACATATTCACAATTTGTTGCTCAGCGGGCTCCAACCTGTTGTGTTTCGCTCTCATCATTCTACAATGAAACGATAGTTAACTGCCCAAAATGTTCATGCGGCTGTCAGAACAATATTACCAGACCAGGAAGTTGTGTGGAGTAAGTACTATCCCTCCACAAAGCCTCTTAGACACCATATAAACATTTTGCACTTAACTTTCTTTCTGTGTATGTACTACATATGTAGGGGTAATTCACCTTATTTGGCTTCTGTCGTGAATGGACCAGGCAAGAGCAGCATGGCTCCTTTAGTACAATGCACGCCCCATATGTGCCCAATAAGAGTGCATTGGCATGTTAAGCTCAACTACAGGGAATACTGGAGGGTGAAGATCACGGTTACCAATTGGAATTACAGGATGAACTACTCACAGTGGAACTTGGTAGTTCAACATCCAAATTTCGACAAAGTCACTACTGTTTTCAGCTTCAACTACAAGTCTCTGAACCCCTATGGAGTAATAAGTCAGTATTTGTTGCACATTCCTGATCATTTTTGGCAATTCAATCTACAAATGTTTTAGCTAATGACCGGTATTTTGCTGCAGATGATACTGTAATGCTGTGGGGTATCAAGTACTACAATGACTCGCTCATGGTGGCTGGGCCAGATGGAAATGTGCAATCTGAGCTTCTGTTCCGGAAGGACCCGTCGTCGTTCACTTTCGAGAAAGGGTGGGCATTTCCAAGGCGGATATACTTCAACGGTGACAGCTGCGTCATGCCTCCACCAGATGTGTACCCATGGCTACCTAACTCTTCTCCTGTACTGAAGGCATCATCCCTTGTTCGGTCCATCGCGGTTTGGACAGCGTTGCTGTTCTTATGGCTTCGTATGTAGTGACTATTGAAGGATCAGCTGATGTCTAGGCAACTGCCGGAACTGGCGATCGTTGCATTGCACATTGGTCTGCTGACACATGCTGAGTTTCTTGCAAGGATGATTCTGATATGCTATTCTGCTTTGATTAGGATGTGAACTTGTGGTCCTGCAAGCTGGCTGTAGATTCACATTCTGTATATTCTACTAGTTCTGAAGGTTATTTGAGGCAGCATAACACTATCTCCCAAGTGAAACCTTGTGTATGTGACTGGGCATTTATCTATCATATTGTTTCCGTCAGAAAAGCAATGTTCAGCAATTCGATTCATATATTCGAACAATTAATAATCTGCATTATGTGTACATGACGAAACCACAGAAAAAAGGTTGTGCTCTACTATGTATACTATCATTTGTTCTCGATCAGGCTGTCTAAAAAGTAATTGGAGACTCAAAAGTGCCAGGATCTCTGCCAGCCTGATTGGTCTGCTAGTCTCTCTATGTGCAGCTGCACAGGCAACAACACACATGACATTGCCAAGCGTTTCAGTCTCCAGAGCGCCATGCCTACTCTGCTCCCTGGCAGCCCATCCCAATTCCCATGACCGATCACGCCACCAGGAGCAGCGCCACCAGCAGGAACGCCGAGGCCGCGGTGGCGATGACCGGAGCCGCGAGCGGGGCGGAGTTGGGCAGGTAGGGGTACGAGTCCGGCGGCGGCATCTTGCACTCGTCGCCGTTGAAGTAGATCTTCCGCGGGAACGCCCAGCCCTGGCTGAAGGTGAAGGTTCTTGCGTCCTTGCGCATGAGCACCTCGGACTGCACGTTGCCGAAGGGCCCGGCCTCCATGAGCAGGTCGTTGTAGAACTTGAGCCCGTAGAACATGCCGGTGTCGTTGATGGCGCCGTAGGGGAGCAGCGGCTTGTACTGGAAGCTGAAGACCTCGGTGACGTTGTCCAGGTTGGGGTGCTGCGCCACCAGCGTCCACTGCGTGTAGTTGATCCGGTAGTTGAAGTTGGTGATGGCGATCTTGGCGCGCCAGTAGTCCTTGTAGTTGAGCTTGACGTGCCAGTGGACGCGCACCGGGCACATGTGCGGCGTGCACTGGAGCAGCGGCTGGCCGTCCTTGCGCGGCGTGTTGACGCCGGGGGAGAGCGCCCGCTTGGAGTCGCCGGCGAtgcagccggcggcgccgtggccgccgtGGCCGCAGCCGCAGGCGCAGCGGGCGCAGGGCACGATGGTGCTGTTgtagaaggaggagaaggagacgCAGCAGGAGGGGTACTTGGAGGCGAGCTGCTGCGAGTAGGTGCAGGTGAGCGCCCAGGTCATGAGCGCctgcgtccggcggcggcggtcgggggTGAGGTAGACGGTGGAGGGGATGATCCGGGCGGGGCCGCAGGTGTAGCCGGGGCCGGGGCCCTGGAGGGTGAAGTTCCTGGGCAGCTTGACCGTCTTGTTGGTGGTGCCGGCGAGGCCGACGGAGACCTGGAaggcggagacggcggcggcggggtcctggccgtaggcggcgacgacgccggcCTTGCAGCAGTTGGCGATCTGCTGGTTGTAGGGGACGCCCGGGAGGAGGTCGACGACGGCGGGGGTGCGCTTGCAGCAGTGCGGGATGCCGGCCTTGAACTTGGAGCAGTCGCCCTGC
This window contains:
- the LOC120690979 gene encoding COBRA-like protein 5, producing MRLRDSAAMVALVLALTCSVAVGYDPLDPNGNITIKWDVISWTPDGYVAMVTMSNYQMYRHIMAPGWTVGWSWAKKEVIWSMVGAQATEQGDCSKFKAGIPHCCKRTPAVVDLLPGVPYNQQIANCCKAGVVAAYGQDPAAAVSAFQVSVGLAGTTNKTVKLPRNFTLQGPGPGYTCGPARIIPSTVYLTPDRRRRTQALMTWALTCTYSQQLASKYPSCCVSFSSFYNSTIVPCARCACGCGHGGHGAAGCIAGDSKRALSPGVNTPRKDGQPLLQCTPHMCPVRVHWHVKLNYKDYWRAKIAITNFNYRINYTQWTLVAQHPNLDNVTEVFSFQYKPLLPYGAINDTGMFYGLKFYNDLLMEAGPFGNVQSEVLMRKDARTFTFSQGWAFPRKIYFNGDECKMPPPDSYPYLPNSAPLAAPVIATAASAFLLVALLLVA
- the LOC120690980 gene encoding COBRA-like protein 2 — encoded protein: MARQLQLLGAAIALFAGFSSVAPLAEAYDPLDPTGNITIKWDIMQWTPDGYVAVVSIYNYQKYRHIQAPGWNLGWVWAKKEIIWAMVGGQATEQGDCSQFKVNIPHCCKREPTIVDLLPGTPYNMQIANYCKGGVLNSWVQDPVSAVASFQISVGRSGTTNYTVKAPLNFTLKAPGPGYSCGVAHEVKPPTKFISQDGRRTTQAHVTGNVTCTYSQFVAQRAPTCCVSLSSFYNETIVNCPKCSCGCQNNITRPGSCVEGNSPYLASVVNGPGKSSMAPLVQCTPHMCPIRVHWHVKLNYREYWRVKITVTNWNYRMNYSQWNLVVQHPNFDKVTTVFSFNYKSLNPYGVINDTVMLWGIKYYNDSLMVAGPDGNVQSELLFRKDPSSFTFEKGWAFPRRIYFNGDSCVMPPPDVYPWLPNSSPVLKASSLVRSIAVWTALLFLWLRM